In Bacteroidota bacterium, a single window of DNA contains:
- a CDS encoding carbonic anhydrase family protein: MTIGKQIQELLTPDQVIELLKKGNERFVNDELRNIKTHHVLEATKGGQNPMAAVLACMDSRLPIERIFDKTIGELFSFRSPGNVVNNDIIGGMEYASEVAGTKLFVVMGHTGCGAVNAAISGAELGNLTKTLTKIKPAIERTADFEDMTGKNLEYVNAVIDNNTLNSIEIIRKESEILRKREEKGEIKIVAAMYDIATGVVTFH, encoded by the coding sequence ATGACAATTGGCAAACAAATACAGGAACTATTGACACCCGATCAAGTCATTGAGTTATTGAAAAAAGGTAATGAAAGATTTGTAAATGATGAATTACGAAACATTAAAACTCATCATGTATTAGAAGCTACAAAGGGGGGGCAGAACCCAATGGCAGCGGTACTGGCATGTATGGACTCAAGGTTACCGATCGAGAGAATCTTTGACAAAACCATCGGAGAATTGTTTTCTTTCAGATCTCCGGGAAATGTAGTCAATAACGATATTATAGGTGGAATGGAGTACGCATCCGAAGTTGCCGGCACAAAATTGTTTGTTGTAATGGGGCACACGGGGTGTGGCGCCGTTAATGCGGCTATCAGTGGTGCAGAATTGGGAAATCTTACCAAAACCCTCACAAAGATTAAACCTGCAATTGAAAGAACAGCAGATTTTGAAGATATGACAGGAAAAAATCTCGAATATGTTAATGCCGTTATCGATAATAACACCCTGAACTCAATAGAAATTATCAGAAAAGAAAGTGAAATTTTGAGGAAAAGAGAAGAGAAGGGCGAAATTAAAATAGTTGCAGCTATGTACGATATTGCTACCGGAGTAGTTACATTTCATTAA